A genome region from Schistocerca americana isolate TAMUIC-IGC-003095 chromosome 1, iqSchAmer2.1, whole genome shotgun sequence includes the following:
- the LOC124605607 gene encoding RNA-binding protein squid isoform X1 — MAENQEYEMGNGEYQQDGGEQKFQSDEQQQQQQVNGEGEGTNEAGGGGGDAPADSGSAEAPGRDDDRKLFVGGLSWETTDKELREHFQTYGEIESINVKTDPSTGRSRGFAFIVFSQAESIDKVLSAGDHIINNKKVDPKKAKARHGKIFVGGLVPELSDDDIKNYFAQYGTIVEVEMPFDKTKNQRKGFCFITFESEQVVQELLKSPKQSINGKEVDVKKATPKPDGMGGVRGGRGGRGGRGRGRGGRGAQVGGYGSQGWGNQGGYGGYGGYDQGGYGGYGGYDYYGSGYGNYGGYGGYDYTPYSGYGNYDYGGYGNSYDGGYSGGRGGGRGKGSTGGGYSGGKQRGGSRQTQRHQPY, encoded by the exons ATGGCTGAAAATCAGGAGTATGAGATGGGAAATGGAGAGTATCAGCAGGACGGTGGTGAACAGAAATTCCAGTCTGAcgaacagcagcaacagcaacaagttAATGGTGAAGGAGAAGGAACAAATGAGGCTGGCGGAGGTGGTGGTGATGCGCCAGCAGACAGCGGTAGCGCGGAAGCACCAGGAAGAGACGACGACAG gaaactGTTTGTTGGTGGCCTCAGTTGGGAAACAACTGACA AGGAACTTAGGGAACACTTCCAAACATATGGTGAGATTGAGAGTATTAATGTAAAGACTGACCCAAGCACTGGTAGGTCAAGAGGGTTTGccttcattgttttctcacaggcAGAATCAATTGACAAG GTATTGAGTGCAGGGGACcacataataaataacaaaaaagttgACCCAAAAAAAGCAAAGGCCAGGCATGGGAAGATTTTTGTTGGTGGCCTGGTTCCAGAGCTGTCAGATGATGACATAAAGAACTACTTTGCACAATATGGAACA ATAGTAGAGGTAGAGATGCCATTTGACAAGACAAAGAACCAGCGAAAAGGTTTCTGCTTTATCACTTTTGAATCTGAACAAGTTGTACAAGAATTGTTAAAATCTCCTAAGCAGAGCATAAATGGAAAAGAG GTGGATGTTAAAAAAGCGACACCAAAACCAGATGGCATGGGTGGAGTCCGTGGCGGCAGAGGCGGAAGAGGTGGCCGTGGAAGAGGCAGAGGAGGTAGGGGAGCTCAGGTTGGAG GTTATGGTAGTCAAGGCTGGGGTAACCAGGGAGGTTATGGAGGTTACGGTGGATATGACCAAGGAGGCTATGGAG GATATGGCGGGTATGATTATTATGGAAGTGGATACGGAAATTATGGTGGATATGGAGGATATGATTACACACCTTATTCTGGCTATGGAAACTATG ACTACGGAGGATATGGAAATAGTTATGATGGCGGATACAGTGGTGGAAGAGGTGGTGGACGTGGGAAAG
- the LOC124605607 gene encoding RNA-binding protein squid isoform X4 produces the protein MAENQEYEMGNGEYQQDGGEQKFQSDEQQQQQQVNGEGEGTNEAGGGGGDAPADSGSAEAPGRDDDRKLFVGGLSWETTDKELREHFQTYGEIESINVKTDPSTGRSRGFAFIVFSQAESIDKVLSAGDHIINNKKVDPKKAKARHGKIFVGGLVPELSDDDIKNYFAQYGTIVEVEMPFDKTKNQRKGFCFITFESEQVVQELLKSPKQSINGKEVDVKKATPKPDGMGGVRGGRGGRGGRGRGRGGYGSQGWGNQGGYGGYGGYDQGGYGGYGGYDYYGSGYGNYGGYGGYDYTPYSGYGNYGSTGGGYSGGKQRGGSRQTQRHQPY, from the exons ATGGCTGAAAATCAGGAGTATGAGATGGGAAATGGAGAGTATCAGCAGGACGGTGGTGAACAGAAATTCCAGTCTGAcgaacagcagcaacagcaacaagttAATGGTGAAGGAGAAGGAACAAATGAGGCTGGCGGAGGTGGTGGTGATGCGCCAGCAGACAGCGGTAGCGCGGAAGCACCAGGAAGAGACGACGACAG gaaactGTTTGTTGGTGGCCTCAGTTGGGAAACAACTGACA AGGAACTTAGGGAACACTTCCAAACATATGGTGAGATTGAGAGTATTAATGTAAAGACTGACCCAAGCACTGGTAGGTCAAGAGGGTTTGccttcattgttttctcacaggcAGAATCAATTGACAAG GTATTGAGTGCAGGGGACcacataataaataacaaaaaagttgACCCAAAAAAAGCAAAGGCCAGGCATGGGAAGATTTTTGTTGGTGGCCTGGTTCCAGAGCTGTCAGATGATGACATAAAGAACTACTTTGCACAATATGGAACA ATAGTAGAGGTAGAGATGCCATTTGACAAGACAAAGAACCAGCGAAAAGGTTTCTGCTTTATCACTTTTGAATCTGAACAAGTTGTACAAGAATTGTTAAAATCTCCTAAGCAGAGCATAAATGGAAAAGAG GTGGATGTTAAAAAAGCGACACCAAAACCAGATGGCATGGGTGGAGTCCGTGGCGGCAGAGGCGGAAGAGGTGGCCGTGGAAGAGGCAGAGGAG GTTATGGTAGTCAAGGCTGGGGTAACCAGGGAGGTTATGGAGGTTACGGTGGATATGACCAAGGAGGCTATGGAG GATATGGCGGGTATGATTATTATGGAAGTGGATACGGAAATTATGGTGGATATGGAGGATATGATTACACACCTTATTCTGGCTATGGAAACTATG
- the LOC124605607 gene encoding RNA-binding protein squid isoform X3, translated as MAENQEYEMGNGEYQQDGGEQKFQSDEQQQQQQVNGEGEGTNEAGGGGGDAPADSGSAEAPGRDDDRKLFVGGLSWETTDKELREHFQTYGEIESINVKTDPSTGRSRGFAFIVFSQAESIDKVLSAGDHIINNKKVDPKKAKARHGKIFVGGLVPELSDDDIKNYFAQYGTIVEVEMPFDKTKNQRKGFCFITFESEQVVQELLKSPKQSINGKEVDVKKATPKPDGMGGVRGGRGGRGGRGRGRGGRGAQVGGYGSQGWGNQGGYGGYGGYDQGGYGGYGGYDYYGSGYGNYGGYGGYDYTPYSGYGNYGSTGGGYSGGKQRGGSRQTQRHQPY; from the exons ATGGCTGAAAATCAGGAGTATGAGATGGGAAATGGAGAGTATCAGCAGGACGGTGGTGAACAGAAATTCCAGTCTGAcgaacagcagcaacagcaacaagttAATGGTGAAGGAGAAGGAACAAATGAGGCTGGCGGAGGTGGTGGTGATGCGCCAGCAGACAGCGGTAGCGCGGAAGCACCAGGAAGAGACGACGACAG gaaactGTTTGTTGGTGGCCTCAGTTGGGAAACAACTGACA AGGAACTTAGGGAACACTTCCAAACATATGGTGAGATTGAGAGTATTAATGTAAAGACTGACCCAAGCACTGGTAGGTCAAGAGGGTTTGccttcattgttttctcacaggcAGAATCAATTGACAAG GTATTGAGTGCAGGGGACcacataataaataacaaaaaagttgACCCAAAAAAAGCAAAGGCCAGGCATGGGAAGATTTTTGTTGGTGGCCTGGTTCCAGAGCTGTCAGATGATGACATAAAGAACTACTTTGCACAATATGGAACA ATAGTAGAGGTAGAGATGCCATTTGACAAGACAAAGAACCAGCGAAAAGGTTTCTGCTTTATCACTTTTGAATCTGAACAAGTTGTACAAGAATTGTTAAAATCTCCTAAGCAGAGCATAAATGGAAAAGAG GTGGATGTTAAAAAAGCGACACCAAAACCAGATGGCATGGGTGGAGTCCGTGGCGGCAGAGGCGGAAGAGGTGGCCGTGGAAGAGGCAGAGGAGGTAGGGGAGCTCAGGTTGGAG GTTATGGTAGTCAAGGCTGGGGTAACCAGGGAGGTTATGGAGGTTACGGTGGATATGACCAAGGAGGCTATGGAG GATATGGCGGGTATGATTATTATGGAAGTGGATACGGAAATTATGGTGGATATGGAGGATATGATTACACACCTTATTCTGGCTATGGAAACTATG
- the LOC124605607 gene encoding RNA-binding protein squid isoform X6, with the protein MAENQEYEMGNGEYQQDGGEQKFQSDEQQQQQQVNGEGEGTNEAGGGGGDAPADSGSAEAPGRDDDRKLFVGGLSWETTDKELREHFQTYGEIESINVKTDPSTGRSRGFAFIVFSQAESIDKVLSAGDHIINNKKVDPKKAKARHGKIFVGGLVPELSDDDIKNYFAQYGTIVEVEMPFDKTKNQRKGFCFITFESEQVVQELLKSPKQSINGKEVDVKKATPKPDGMGGVRGGRGGRGGRGRGRGGRGAQVGGYGSQGWGNQGGYGGYGGYDQGGYGGYGGYDYYGSGYGNYGGYGGYDYTPYSGYGNYAD; encoded by the exons ATGGCTGAAAATCAGGAGTATGAGATGGGAAATGGAGAGTATCAGCAGGACGGTGGTGAACAGAAATTCCAGTCTGAcgaacagcagcaacagcaacaagttAATGGTGAAGGAGAAGGAACAAATGAGGCTGGCGGAGGTGGTGGTGATGCGCCAGCAGACAGCGGTAGCGCGGAAGCACCAGGAAGAGACGACGACAG gaaactGTTTGTTGGTGGCCTCAGTTGGGAAACAACTGACA AGGAACTTAGGGAACACTTCCAAACATATGGTGAGATTGAGAGTATTAATGTAAAGACTGACCCAAGCACTGGTAGGTCAAGAGGGTTTGccttcattgttttctcacaggcAGAATCAATTGACAAG GTATTGAGTGCAGGGGACcacataataaataacaaaaaagttgACCCAAAAAAAGCAAAGGCCAGGCATGGGAAGATTTTTGTTGGTGGCCTGGTTCCAGAGCTGTCAGATGATGACATAAAGAACTACTTTGCACAATATGGAACA ATAGTAGAGGTAGAGATGCCATTTGACAAGACAAAGAACCAGCGAAAAGGTTTCTGCTTTATCACTTTTGAATCTGAACAAGTTGTACAAGAATTGTTAAAATCTCCTAAGCAGAGCATAAATGGAAAAGAG GTGGATGTTAAAAAAGCGACACCAAAACCAGATGGCATGGGTGGAGTCCGTGGCGGCAGAGGCGGAAGAGGTGGCCGTGGAAGAGGCAGAGGAGGTAGGGGAGCTCAGGTTGGAG GTTATGGTAGTCAAGGCTGGGGTAACCAGGGAGGTTATGGAGGTTACGGTGGATATGACCAAGGAGGCTATGGAG GATATGGCGGGTATGATTATTATGGAAGTGGATACGGAAATTATGGTGGATATGGAGGATATGATTACACACCTTATTCTGGCTATGGAAACTATG
- the LOC124605607 gene encoding RNA-binding protein squid isoform X5, whose amino-acid sequence MAENQEYEMGNGEYQQDGGEQKFQSDEQQQQQQVNGEGEGTNEAGGGGGDAPADSGSAEAPGRDDDRKLFVGGLSWETTDKELREHFQTYGEIESINVKTDPSTGRSRGFAFIVFSQAESIDKVLSAGDHIINNKKVDPKKAKARHGKIFVGGLVPELSDDDIKNYFAQYGTIVEVEMPFDKTKNQRKGFCFITFESEQVVQELLKSPKQSINGKEVDVKKATPKPDGMGGVRGGRGGRGGRGRGRGGRGAQVGGYGSQGWGNQGGYGGYGGYDQGGYGGYGGYDYYGSGYGNYGGYGGYDYTPYSGYGNYAAD is encoded by the exons ATGGCTGAAAATCAGGAGTATGAGATGGGAAATGGAGAGTATCAGCAGGACGGTGGTGAACAGAAATTCCAGTCTGAcgaacagcagcaacagcaacaagttAATGGTGAAGGAGAAGGAACAAATGAGGCTGGCGGAGGTGGTGGTGATGCGCCAGCAGACAGCGGTAGCGCGGAAGCACCAGGAAGAGACGACGACAG gaaactGTTTGTTGGTGGCCTCAGTTGGGAAACAACTGACA AGGAACTTAGGGAACACTTCCAAACATATGGTGAGATTGAGAGTATTAATGTAAAGACTGACCCAAGCACTGGTAGGTCAAGAGGGTTTGccttcattgttttctcacaggcAGAATCAATTGACAAG GTATTGAGTGCAGGGGACcacataataaataacaaaaaagttgACCCAAAAAAAGCAAAGGCCAGGCATGGGAAGATTTTTGTTGGTGGCCTGGTTCCAGAGCTGTCAGATGATGACATAAAGAACTACTTTGCACAATATGGAACA ATAGTAGAGGTAGAGATGCCATTTGACAAGACAAAGAACCAGCGAAAAGGTTTCTGCTTTATCACTTTTGAATCTGAACAAGTTGTACAAGAATTGTTAAAATCTCCTAAGCAGAGCATAAATGGAAAAGAG GTGGATGTTAAAAAAGCGACACCAAAACCAGATGGCATGGGTGGAGTCCGTGGCGGCAGAGGCGGAAGAGGTGGCCGTGGAAGAGGCAGAGGAGGTAGGGGAGCTCAGGTTGGAG GTTATGGTAGTCAAGGCTGGGGTAACCAGGGAGGTTATGGAGGTTACGGTGGATATGACCAAGGAGGCTATGGAG GATATGGCGGGTATGATTATTATGGAAGTGGATACGGAAATTATGGTGGATATGGAGGATATGATTACACACCTTATTCTGGCTATGGAAACTATG
- the LOC124605607 gene encoding RNA-binding protein squid isoform X2 encodes MAENQEYEMGNGEYQQDGGEQKFQSDEQQQQQQVNGEGEGTNEAGGGGGDAPADSGSAEAPGRDDDRKLFVGGLSWETTDKELREHFQTYGEIESINVKTDPSTGRSRGFAFIVFSQAESIDKVLSAGDHIINNKKVDPKKAKARHGKIFVGGLVPELSDDDIKNYFAQYGTIVEVEMPFDKTKNQRKGFCFITFESEQVVQELLKSPKQSINGKEVDVKKATPKPDGMGGVRGGRGGRGGRGRGRGGYGSQGWGNQGGYGGYGGYDQGGYGGYGGYDYYGSGYGNYGGYGGYDYTPYSGYGNYDYGGYGNSYDGGYSGGRGGGRGKGSTGGGYSGGKQRGGSRQTQRHQPY; translated from the exons ATGGCTGAAAATCAGGAGTATGAGATGGGAAATGGAGAGTATCAGCAGGACGGTGGTGAACAGAAATTCCAGTCTGAcgaacagcagcaacagcaacaagttAATGGTGAAGGAGAAGGAACAAATGAGGCTGGCGGAGGTGGTGGTGATGCGCCAGCAGACAGCGGTAGCGCGGAAGCACCAGGAAGAGACGACGACAG gaaactGTTTGTTGGTGGCCTCAGTTGGGAAACAACTGACA AGGAACTTAGGGAACACTTCCAAACATATGGTGAGATTGAGAGTATTAATGTAAAGACTGACCCAAGCACTGGTAGGTCAAGAGGGTTTGccttcattgttttctcacaggcAGAATCAATTGACAAG GTATTGAGTGCAGGGGACcacataataaataacaaaaaagttgACCCAAAAAAAGCAAAGGCCAGGCATGGGAAGATTTTTGTTGGTGGCCTGGTTCCAGAGCTGTCAGATGATGACATAAAGAACTACTTTGCACAATATGGAACA ATAGTAGAGGTAGAGATGCCATTTGACAAGACAAAGAACCAGCGAAAAGGTTTCTGCTTTATCACTTTTGAATCTGAACAAGTTGTACAAGAATTGTTAAAATCTCCTAAGCAGAGCATAAATGGAAAAGAG GTGGATGTTAAAAAAGCGACACCAAAACCAGATGGCATGGGTGGAGTCCGTGGCGGCAGAGGCGGAAGAGGTGGCCGTGGAAGAGGCAGAGGAG GTTATGGTAGTCAAGGCTGGGGTAACCAGGGAGGTTATGGAGGTTACGGTGGATATGACCAAGGAGGCTATGGAG GATATGGCGGGTATGATTATTATGGAAGTGGATACGGAAATTATGGTGGATATGGAGGATATGATTACACACCTTATTCTGGCTATGGAAACTATG ACTACGGAGGATATGGAAATAGTTATGATGGCGGATACAGTGGTGGAAGAGGTGGTGGACGTGGGAAAG